The segment CAACTCTTTTACCATTTGCGCTAACCGCTACAGTTTGTGCTCAGGGAGTTGATTCTTCCAAGAATATGGCTCTTGAGGGGTATAACGATTTACAAGCTCGCACAGCTTATCAGCCAACCATTCAAAAGCAAGGCAATCGATGGATTGCTTATGTCGGACATCATGGGGATAACAAATTAAATCCGCTGAATGGCAAGATGGAAGATAACGGCACATCCATTATTGATGTTACCGATGTCAAAAAACCTAAATATCTTTATCACATTCCTGGTGAAGAGGGGCTTGCAGAGCAGGGTGGTAGTCAGATGGTGCGCGTCTGTAGTGGCGCAACCCTACCCAAAGCAGACAAGAGTAAGTTTTACATGCTGCGGGTTTTTGGAAATCAAGCGCATGAAATCTGGGATGTCACTACACCCGAGAGTCCAACCTTGCTAACAACCATTACCAAGGGCCTAAAAGGGACCCATAAAAACTTCTGGGAATGTGATACTGGGATTGCATACCTTGTTTCTGGCAACCCCCAATGGCGAACAACGCGTATGACGCAAGTTTACGATTTATCGGATCCTGCTAAACCAGTATTTATTCGAGATTTTGGTCTGGTTGGTCAGCAACCCGGAGCTTCTGGAGAAGTACCTGTTCAGTTGCATGGTGTGATGTCGACCGGACCAAAGGGGAACCGAGTGTACTTTGGTTATGGCACTAACACCAATGGCGTTATTCAAATTGTTGACCGTGATAAGTTAATTAATGGCCCTAAGGATCCTACGCCAGAGAATTTGCTCTACCCGCAAGTGACTCGTATTGATATGCCAACCATGCATGGTGCGCATACTACTTTCCCTATGTTGGGAGTTAAAGTCCCAGAGTTTTCAAAGAATTTATTGGGCGCAAGTCGCGACTTTATTGTTGTGACAAACGAGGCAATTCAGAAAGAGTGTCTTGAGGGTCGTCAAATGGTTTGGGTGGTTGATGCCACTAATGAGAAAAGAGCCTTTGGGGTTGCTAACTGGGGGATCCCAGAAAAATCAGGCAACTATTGCTCAAAAGGTGGGCGCTTTGGGACCCACTCCTCTAATGAAAACATGACTGACATTTACTACAACAAGCTCATGTTTTTCTCATACTTCAATGCTGGCGTGCGTGCTGTAGATATGCGGGATCCATTCCAACCTAAGGAGGTGGCTTACTTTGTGCCGGCTATGAATAAAAACACCGTCGTTCTAGAAACGCCTGTGACTCAAAGAGGCAAGTTGCCATTCACTGCCGCATCTGATCGCAAAGTAATTCAAACAAATAATGTTGAGGTTGATGATCGCGGCTATATTTATATTGTTGATAGGGCCAATACAGGCATGCATATCCTATCTTTAACAGGCCCCGCTAGATCTATAGCGAATTGGAATGCCGCTGTTAAATGATCATTCTTTATTAAGACATTAAGGGGGGTATTTATGCGTTGGGAAATTCTGACTCATAGGTACCTTTTTTTATTTTCCATTGCTTTTTTTTCTTCACAGCTGTGTGCTGAAAGTCGACTATTTAATATTCAAATTCAGGATGGAAAAGTCCCCCCTTCAGAGCGGGTTATGAGGGTTAAAAAAGGCGATCAAGTTATTTGGAAAATTCGTAGTGATGCCGAGGGTGAGCTTCATATCCATGCCTATCAGATTGATTTAACAGTAAAGCCAGGGGTTGAGAAAAAGCATGTTTTTACAGCTTTTGCTACTGGCAGGTATCGAGTGGAATGGCACCCCGAAAACGAGCGGGGGAAGGGCATTCACCACCAAGAAAGCCTAGCTTCTTTTGAAGTTTTTCCCAATTAGCGTTCATGCTAAAGCATTTGATTTTTATTCTCTCCTTTTTTTGGGGTGCGCTCGCCAGGGCTCATAGCTTTGACGAGCGCTATGACCTGCCCATTCCATTGGAATTCTTTTTGGTGGGTGGAGGCGCAGTGGTCGCGGCCACATTTTTAATGATCGTCATTGCCGTAAAAAGTTGGCCAACTAGTTGGCACATCAGCGGAAGCTCAGTACTAGTTTTCGGCGAGCGAATGAGCGCTACCATTTTGTTTCTTGGCCAGCTGGTGAGCATCACTCTTCTGTTCTTGGTGATTGCCGCTGGATTTTGGGGGCCTGGAAACCCGCTCTTAAATTTAGCGCCAAATTTTATTTGGATTACTTGGTGGCTTGGCACATCTCTATTCATTGCTTTATTTGGAAATATTTGGCCCATCATTAACCCATGGAGCGCTCTTTATGATCTACTTGCCTGGATCGGTCAGCGCTTGGGGTTGCAACTAAAAACCCCCTCTCCTATGCTTGTTTTTCCCAATTATTTAGGCCTCTTTTGGGTTACTGCTTGCCTATTGGCATGGAGCTGGATGGAGGTGGTGTATCCGATTGCTTTTGTTCCGGCAAAGGTAGCTAGTATTGGATTAATTTGGACCCTCCTCAGTTTAATTGGCGTGTATTTGTTTGGAAGGGATGTATGGCTAAAGAGGGGCGATGTTTTTTCTGTTTACTTTGAGATGTTGGGTCAGTTCGGAATTTTTTATTTCCAGACAAGCGATCGCAGTTTGAGGATTCGCATGCCTGGAGCAGGGATTTTGCTCAATGCCAATTATTGGCGGAATACACCCGGGGTAATGGCTTTCATTATCGCGATGCTAGCGATTGTTTTATTTGATGGACTGCATGGCAGCGAGGGATGGGGCTATTTTATATCTCTAGTGCAACACCTAGGTTTATCTCGGATTAGCTCGAGTTCATATGCTATGGGTACGATTGGATTGCTATTGGTATGGTTAGTGTTTATGGGACTCTTTTATGGATCCTGTTGGATTTCCAGTTGTTATGCCAATG is part of the Polynucleobacter tropicus genome and harbors:
- a CDS encoding LVIVD repeat-containing protein encodes the protein MITNKFRMLWATLLPFALTATVCAQGVDSSKNMALEGYNDLQARTAYQPTIQKQGNRWIAYVGHHGDNKLNPLNGKMEDNGTSIIDVTDVKKPKYLYHIPGEEGLAEQGGSQMVRVCSGATLPKADKSKFYMLRVFGNQAHEIWDVTTPESPTLLTTITKGLKGTHKNFWECDTGIAYLVSGNPQWRTTRMTQVYDLSDPAKPVFIRDFGLVGQQPGASGEVPVQLHGVMSTGPKGNRVYFGYGTNTNGVIQIVDRDKLINGPKDPTPENLLYPQVTRIDMPTMHGAHTTFPMLGVKVPEFSKNLLGASRDFIVVTNEAIQKECLEGRQMVWVVDATNEKRAFGVANWGIPEKSGNYCSKGGRFGTHSSNENMTDIYYNKLMFFSYFNAGVRAVDMRDPFQPKEVAYFVPAMNKNTVVLETPVTQRGKLPFTAASDRKVIQTNNVEVDDRGYIYIVDRANTGMHILSLTGPARSIANWNAAVK